One Pseudonocardia sediminis DNA window includes the following coding sequences:
- a CDS encoding glycerophosphodiester phosphodiesterase encodes MASAAVLGPLAVAGASPAAASTAGPTGGGGERPLVIGHRGASGYRPEHTLASYELAARMGADYMECDLVSTKDGELVCRHEPEIGGTTDVARHPEFANRKTAKTIDGTRYEGWFTEDFTLAELRTLRAVERIPDIRPRNRIYDGRYPIPTFTELIELRKRLSAELHREIGIYPEIKHSTYFAGLGKAIEPRFVATLNRAGLNRRGAPVFVQSFETKNLRELRKQLKLPLVQLTDATGAPADLVAAGDKRTWADLTTAAGLKEISTYADAVGPNKDQVIARNPDVSLGAVTPLVRDAHAAGLIVHPYTFRNENSFLPANLRSPGAESEYGDVFAEYRAFLATGIDGVFSDNPDTALAAVTGR; translated from the coding sequence ATGGCCTCCGCGGCCGTGCTGGGCCCGCTCGCCGTCGCCGGGGCGTCCCCCGCGGCGGCCTCCACCGCGGGACCGACCGGCGGCGGGGGCGAGCGGCCGCTGGTGATCGGGCACCGCGGCGCGTCCGGTTACCGCCCGGAGCACACGCTGGCCTCCTACGAGCTGGCCGCGCGGATGGGCGCGGACTACATGGAGTGCGACCTCGTGTCCACGAAGGACGGCGAGCTGGTGTGCCGGCACGAGCCGGAGATCGGCGGCACCACCGACGTCGCCCGGCACCCCGAGTTCGCGAACCGCAAGACCGCCAAGACGATCGACGGGACCCGCTACGAGGGCTGGTTCACCGAGGACTTCACCCTCGCCGAGCTGCGCACCCTGCGCGCCGTCGAGCGGATCCCCGACATCCGCCCCCGCAACCGCATCTACGACGGCCGGTACCCGATCCCGACGTTCACCGAGCTCATCGAGCTGCGCAAGCGCCTGTCCGCGGAGCTGCACCGCGAGATCGGCATCTACCCGGAGATCAAGCACTCCACCTACTTCGCCGGGCTCGGGAAAGCGATCGAGCCGCGGTTCGTGGCCACCCTGAACCGGGCCGGGCTCAACCGCCGCGGCGCGCCGGTGTTCGTGCAGTCGTTCGAGACGAAGAACCTGCGCGAGCTGCGCAAGCAGCTGAAGCTGCCGCTGGTCCAGCTCACCGACGCCACCGGCGCCCCGGCCGACCTCGTGGCCGCGGGCGACAAGCGGACCTGGGCCGACCTGACCACGGCCGCGGGTCTGAAGGAGATCTCGACCTACGCCGACGCCGTCGGGCCGAACAAGGACCAGGTGATCGCCCGCAACCCGGACGTGTCGCTGGGCGCGGTGACCCCGCTCGTGCGCGACGCGCACGCGGCCGGGCTGATCGTGCACCCGTACACGTTCCGCAACGAGAACTCGTTCCTGCCGGCGAACCTGCGCTCCCCCGGCGCCGAGTCCGAGTACGGCGACGTCTTCGCCGAGTACAGGGCCTTCCTCGCCACCGGGATCGACGGCGTCTTCTCCGACAACCCCGACACCGCGCTGGCCGCCGTCACCGGCCGCTGA
- the purD gene encoding phosphoribosylamine--glycine ligase: MRVLVVGSGAREHAIAVSLAQDPEVTALACAPGNAGTSAVSEQLGLDVADNAAIVALARSWSADLVVIGPEVPLVHGAADAVREAGIACFGPSAAAARIEGSKAFAKSVMSSAGVPTASSVMVDNPAHLDTALSVFTPPYVVKDDGLAAGKGVVVSDDVEVARAHALMLLDAGHPALLESFLDGPEASLFCLVHGSTVVPLLPAQDFKRVGDDDTGPNTGGMGAYAPLPWASDDLADELVERVVRPVAEELEQRGAPFSGLLYAGLAMTSRGPAVIEFNCRFGDPETQAVLALLRTPLARLLHATATGTLADEPPLEWADGSAVTVVVAAEGYPATPRLGDVITGAEGDGVLHAGTRRRDDGAVVSSGGRVLSVVGTGDDLAAARADAYARLEPVRLAGSHHRTDIGLRAERGEISIPSG, encoded by the coding sequence GTGCGAGTCCTGGTCGTCGGAAGCGGCGCGCGTGAGCACGCCATCGCAGTGTCGCTGGCGCAGGACCCGGAGGTGACGGCACTGGCCTGCGCCCCGGGCAACGCCGGCACGTCCGCGGTCTCCGAGCAGCTCGGCCTCGACGTGGCCGACAACGCCGCGATCGTGGCGCTGGCGCGGAGCTGGTCGGCGGACCTGGTGGTGATCGGGCCGGAGGTACCGCTCGTCCACGGTGCCGCCGACGCGGTCCGCGAAGCCGGCATCGCCTGCTTCGGCCCGAGCGCCGCGGCGGCCCGGATCGAGGGCTCCAAGGCGTTCGCGAAGAGCGTGATGAGCTCGGCAGGGGTGCCCACCGCGTCGTCGGTGATGGTGGACAACCCGGCGCACCTCGACACCGCCCTGAGCGTGTTCACCCCGCCCTACGTCGTCAAGGACGACGGTCTGGCCGCCGGCAAGGGCGTCGTCGTGTCCGACGACGTCGAGGTCGCCCGCGCGCACGCGCTGATGCTGCTCGACGCCGGCCACCCGGCGCTGCTGGAGTCGTTCCTCGACGGTCCGGAGGCGTCGCTGTTCTGCCTGGTCCACGGCTCCACCGTGGTGCCGCTGCTGCCGGCGCAGGACTTCAAGCGGGTCGGCGACGACGACACCGGCCCGAACACCGGCGGGATGGGCGCCTACGCGCCGCTGCCGTGGGCCTCCGACGACCTGGCCGACGAGCTCGTGGAGCGGGTCGTCCGCCCGGTCGCCGAGGAGTTGGAGCAGCGTGGGGCTCCGTTCTCCGGCCTGCTCTACGCGGGTCTGGCGATGACCTCCCGCGGCCCCGCCGTGATCGAGTTCAACTGCCGCTTCGGCGACCCCGAGACCCAGGCCGTGCTGGCGCTGCTGCGCACGCCGCTGGCCCGGCTGCTCCACGCCACCGCGACCGGCACGCTGGCCGACGAGCCGCCACTGGAGTGGGCCGACGGCTCCGCGGTGACGGTCGTCGTGGCCGCGGAGGGCTACCCGGCCACGCCGCGGCTGGGCGACGTGATCACCGGGGCGGAGGGCGACGGCGTGCTGCACGCCGGGACCCGCCGCCGCGACGACGGCGCGGTCGTCTCCAGCGGTGGGCGGGTGCTCTCGGTCGTCGGCACCGGCGACGACCTCGCGGCCGCGCGGGCGGACGCCTACGCGCGCCTGGAGCCGGTCCGGCTGGCCGGGTCGCACCACCGGACCGACATCGGCCTGCGCGCCGAGCGCGGCGAGATCTCGATTCCGTCCGGCTGA
- a CDS encoding pyridoxal phosphate-dependent aminotransferase, which yields MDVWAAAGERARTHGDLINLSAGQPSTPAPEAVRTAAIEALQGEVLGYTVAPGIPELREAIAAHYRRTYDLDVDAGDVVVTTGSSGGFLLAFLAAFDAGDRVAMARPGYPCYRNILHALGCEVVELPCGEETRFQPTVAMLEALDEPVKGLILASPANPTGTVLEPLELAALAAYCESNGIQLVSDEIYHGITFAGSPPTSCAWATSREALLVNSFSKYFSMTGWRLGWLVCPPRLRRTIEGLAGNFTVCPPAPAQYAALGAFAPESYAEADSHVLRYARNRDLLLDGLPALGLDRLAPADGAFYVYADVGDKLRAGEDSMAFTYRMLAETGVAVAPGADFDPVDGGRFVRFSCAGATEHVAEALERLRPWLGA from the coding sequence ATGGACGTGTGGGCCGCGGCGGGCGAGCGGGCGCGGACCCACGGCGACCTGATCAACCTCTCGGCCGGGCAGCCGTCCACCCCGGCGCCGGAGGCGGTGCGCACGGCCGCGATCGAGGCCCTGCAGGGCGAGGTGCTCGGCTACACCGTCGCCCCCGGCATCCCGGAGCTGCGCGAGGCGATCGCCGCGCACTACCGGCGCACCTACGACCTCGACGTCGACGCCGGGGACGTGGTCGTCACGACCGGATCGTCCGGCGGGTTCCTGCTCGCGTTCCTGGCCGCCTTCGACGCCGGGGACCGCGTCGCGATGGCCCGCCCCGGCTACCCCTGCTACCGCAACATCCTGCACGCCCTGGGCTGCGAGGTCGTCGAGCTGCCGTGCGGGGAGGAGACCCGCTTCCAGCCGACGGTCGCGATGCTGGAGGCGCTCGACGAGCCGGTGAAGGGCCTGATCCTGGCCAGCCCGGCGAACCCGACCGGCACGGTCCTCGAACCCCTGGAGCTCGCCGCGCTGGCCGCGTACTGCGAGAGCAACGGGATCCAGCTGGTCAGCGACGAGATCTACCACGGGATCACGTTCGCCGGCTCGCCGCCGACGTCGTGCGCGTGGGCGACCTCGCGCGAGGCGCTGCTGGTGAACTCGTTCTCCAAGTACTTCTCGATGACGGGCTGGCGGCTGGGCTGGCTGGTCTGCCCGCCGCGGCTGCGGCGCACGATCGAGGGCCTCGCCGGGAACTTCACGGTCTGCCCGCCGGCGCCCGCGCAGTACGCCGCGCTGGGGGCGTTCGCGCCGGAGTCCTACGCCGAGGCCGACTCCCACGTGCTGCGCTACGCCCGCAACCGCGACCTGCTCCTCGACGGACTGCCCGCACTCGGCCTGGACCGCCTGGCCCCGGCCGACGGCGCGTTCTACGTCTACGCCGACGTCGGCGACAAGCTCCGCGCAGGCGAGGACTCGATGGCCTTCACCTACCGGATGCTGGCCGAGACCGGCGTCGCCGTCGCCCCGGGCGCGGACTTCGACCCGGTCGACGGCGGGCGGTTCGTGCGGTTCTCCTGCGCCGGCGCGACCGAGCACGTCGCGGAGGCGCTGGAACGCCTGCGCCCCTGGCTCGGCGCCTAG
- a CDS encoding threonine aldolase family protein encodes MTDTGRVRPSPRSRRSSRFDEPVDLRSDTVTVPTPSMRKAMAAAEVGDDVLDRDPTMRRLEERIAGLLGAADALWTPTGSMANLIALMHHLGRGEAFLAPQGAHVLDFELGTAAWLAGGMPRPLPHDAGPGKISATAVRRAAASDGFYASLKPALLCLENTHNSAGGTVVAPEEHAAVAAAARAARLAVHLDGARLWNASVALGVPPAALTVGADTVSVCLSKGLGAPVGSVVAGSAEFTEHARRLRKMLGGGVRQGGILAAAGLHALDSVDRLAEDHARASTLAEGLRDRGWRVREPQTNIVLVDVADLPGTIAHLAESGVLAGAIGGKLRLMTHRDVGDRHIQTALERIGEVGPASTGPFGGPTGDGARARPVRDPSI; translated from the coding sequence ATGACGGACACTGGTCGGGTGCGACCGTCCCCCCGGAGCAGGCGATCATCTCGGTTCGACGAGCCCGTCGACCTGCGGTCGGACACCGTCACGGTGCCGACCCCGTCCATGCGCAAGGCGATGGCCGCGGCCGAGGTCGGCGACGACGTGCTCGACCGCGACCCGACGATGCGCCGGCTCGAGGAACGGATCGCCGGGCTGCTCGGCGCGGCCGACGCCCTGTGGACTCCGACCGGGTCGATGGCCAACCTGATCGCGCTGATGCACCACCTCGGCCGGGGTGAGGCGTTCCTGGCGCCGCAGGGCGCGCACGTCCTCGACTTCGAGCTGGGCACGGCGGCCTGGCTGGCCGGCGGCATGCCGCGGCCGCTGCCGCACGACGCCGGACCGGGCAAGATCTCGGCGACGGCCGTGCGCCGCGCCGCCGCCTCGGACGGCTTCTACGCCTCGCTGAAGCCCGCGCTGCTCTGCCTGGAGAACACACACAACTCCGCCGGCGGCACCGTCGTCGCGCCGGAGGAGCACGCCGCGGTCGCCGCCGCGGCCCGCGCCGCGCGGCTGGCCGTGCACCTCGACGGCGCGCGGCTGTGGAACGCCTCGGTCGCCCTCGGCGTCCCGCCCGCGGCGCTCACGGTCGGCGCGGACACCGTGTCGGTGTGCCTGAGCAAGGGCCTCGGCGCGCCCGTCGGGTCGGTGGTGGCCGGGTCGGCCGAGTTCACCGAGCACGCCCGGCGGCTGCGCAAGATGCTCGGCGGCGGGGTCCGCCAGGGCGGCATCCTGGCCGCCGCGGGCCTGCACGCACTGGACTCGGTGGACCGCCTCGCCGAGGACCACGCCCGGGCGTCGACGCTGGCCGAGGGCCTGCGCGACCGCGGCTGGCGGGTCCGGGAGCCGCAGACCAACATCGTGCTCGTCGACGTCGCGGACCTGCCGGGCACGATCGCGCACCTCGCCGAGTCCGGCGTCCTGGCCGGGGCGATCGGCGGCAAGCTGCGGCTGATGACCCACCGCGACGTCGGGGACCGGCACATCCAGACCGCCCTGGAGCGCATCGGCGAGGTCGGCCCGGCCAGCACCGGGCCGTTCGGCGGCCCGACCGGCGACGGCGCCCGGGCCCGTCCCGTCCGGGACCCGTCGATCTGA
- a CDS encoding TetR/AcrR family transcriptional regulator, with translation MATEKGERRRGLLAAAAAELLAEGGFEAIRHRAVAERADVPLAATTYYFGTLDDLVIAGAEHLGRTELDEARASLDAARPHDDPSEVVLDMLLGARSRTDGLDAVLRRFERLVGAGRRPYLAPLMRDQRTELDALLAQALRRAGHTPDAKELRRIVALIDGAVVSALIEADADPRRIAREALVDALSR, from the coding sequence ATGGCCACCGAGAAGGGTGAACGCCGGCGCGGCCTGCTCGCCGCGGCGGCCGCCGAGCTGCTCGCCGAGGGCGGGTTCGAGGCGATCCGGCACCGCGCCGTCGCCGAACGCGCGGACGTGCCGCTGGCCGCCACGACCTACTACTTCGGCACCCTCGACGACCTGGTCATCGCCGGGGCCGAGCACCTGGGCCGCACCGAGCTGGACGAGGCGAGGGCCTCGCTCGACGCCGCCCGCCCGCACGACGACCCGTCGGAGGTCGTCTTGGACATGCTGCTCGGTGCGCGGTCGCGCACCGACGGGCTCGACGCGGTGCTGCGGCGCTTCGAGCGTCTGGTCGGCGCGGGCCGCCGTCCCTACCTGGCTCCGCTGATGCGGGACCAGCGCACCGAGCTGGACGCGCTGCTCGCCCAGGCGCTGCGCCGCGCCGGGCACACCCCGGACGCGAAGGAGCTCCGCCGGATCGTCGCCCTGATCGATGGCGCCGTCGTCTCCGCGCTGATCGAGGCCGACGCCGACCCGCGCCGGATCGCGCGCGAGGCATTGGTCGACGCCCTCTCGCGCTGA
- the purB gene encoding adenylosuccinate lyase codes for MIPNVLAARYASPELVRLWSPEYKIQLERQLWIAVLRAQRDLGVDVPEQAIADYERVLDQVDLASIAERERVTRHDVKARIEEFNALAGHEQVHKGMTSRDLTENVEQLQIRLSLELVADRTVAILARLGRRAGEYAELVMAGRSHNVAAQTTTLGKRFASAADELLVAHARLEELRVRYPLRGIKGPMGTSQDMLDLLDGDTTKLDDLERRVCEHLGFAERFTSVGQVYPRSLDHDVVSALVQLAAAPSSLATTIRLMAGAELATEGFAPGQVGSSAMPHKMNARSAERINGLTVILRGLSVMTAELSGSQWNEGDVSCSVVRRVALPDAFFALDGLYETTLTVLDEFGAYPAVIARELDRYLPFLATTAVLMAAVRAGVGRETAHEVIKEHAVGVALAMREKGQADNDLIQRLSTDSRLGLPDGALDGLLADPLKFTGAATAQVAAVQERIATITAERPEAAAYTPGGIL; via the coding sequence GTGATCCCCAACGTGCTGGCCGCCCGGTACGCGAGCCCCGAGCTCGTCCGACTGTGGTCGCCGGAGTACAAGATCCAGCTCGAGCGACAGCTGTGGATCGCGGTCCTGCGTGCCCAGCGTGACCTCGGCGTGGACGTTCCCGAGCAGGCCATCGCGGACTACGAGCGGGTGCTCGACCAGGTCGACCTCGCGAGCATCGCCGAGCGTGAGCGCGTCACCCGGCACGACGTGAAGGCCCGGATCGAGGAGTTCAACGCCCTCGCCGGACACGAGCAGGTCCACAAGGGCATGACCAGCCGGGACCTGACCGAGAACGTCGAGCAGCTGCAGATCCGGCTGTCGCTGGAGCTCGTCGCCGACCGCACGGTCGCGATCCTGGCCCGCCTCGGCCGTCGCGCGGGGGAGTACGCCGAGCTGGTGATGGCCGGTCGCAGCCACAACGTGGCCGCGCAGACCACGACGCTGGGCAAGCGTTTCGCGTCCGCTGCCGACGAGCTGCTCGTCGCGCACGCCCGGCTCGAGGAGCTGCGTGTCCGCTACCCGCTGCGCGGGATCAAGGGCCCGATGGGCACCAGCCAGGACATGCTCGACCTGCTCGACGGCGACACCACGAAGCTCGACGACCTGGAGCGCCGCGTCTGCGAGCACCTCGGGTTCGCGGAGCGGTTCACCAGCGTCGGGCAGGTCTACCCGCGCTCGCTCGACCACGACGTCGTCTCCGCGCTGGTGCAGCTCGCGGCCGCGCCGTCGTCGCTGGCCACCACGATCCGCCTGATGGCCGGCGCCGAGCTGGCCACCGAGGGCTTCGCGCCCGGGCAGGTCGGCTCGTCGGCGATGCCGCACAAGATGAACGCCCGCTCCGCGGAGCGGATCAACGGCCTGACCGTGATCCTGCGCGGCCTGTCGGTGATGACCGCCGAGCTGTCCGGCTCGCAGTGGAACGAGGGCGACGTCTCCTGCTCGGTGGTGCGCCGGGTCGCGCTGCCGGACGCGTTCTTCGCCCTCGACGGCCTGTACGAGACGACGCTGACCGTGCTCGACGAGTTCGGCGCCTACCCGGCCGTGATCGCCCGCGAGCTGGACCGCTACCTGCCGTTCCTGGCCACGACCGCGGTGCTGATGGCCGCCGTGCGCGCCGGCGTCGGCCGGGAGACCGCGCACGAGGTGATCAAGGAGCACGCCGTCGGCGTCGCGCTGGCCATGCGGGAGAAGGGCCAGGCCGACAACGACCTGATCCAGCGCCTGTCCACCGACTCGCGCCTCGGTCTGCCCGACGGTGCCCTCGACGGCCTGCTCGCCGACCCGCTGAAGTTCACCGGCGCGGCGACGGCCCAGGTCGCGGCCGTGCAGGAGCGGATCGCGACGATCACCGCCGAGCGTCCCGAGGCCGCCGCCTACACCCCGGGAGGAATCCTGTGA
- a CDS encoding phosphoribosylaminoimidazolesuccinocarboxamide synthase — protein sequence MKLLHSGKVRELYLDESYDPAQLLLVASDRLSIYDVVLPTPVPDKGAILTALSLYWFERTGDLVPNHVIGTDDVPDEFAGRAVRCRPLQMLPVECIARGYLTGLGLKEYEKDGTVSGIALPDGLVEGSQLPEPIFTPTTKAPVGEHDEFMTFDEVIALVGRDTAERLRDLTLEVYRRGAESAAQGGILVADTKLEFGRDTDGEIVLGDEVLTPDSSRFWPADQYEPGRVQFSFDKQYVRDWSSNLDWDRTAPGPEVPDDVIGVVHDRYAEVYRRITGRQWVSPTP from the coding sequence GTGAAGCTGCTGCACTCGGGCAAGGTCCGCGAGCTCTACCTCGACGAGTCCTACGACCCGGCGCAGCTGCTGCTCGTCGCGTCCGACCGGCTCTCGATCTACGACGTCGTTCTGCCGACGCCGGTGCCGGACAAGGGCGCGATCCTGACGGCGCTGTCGCTGTACTGGTTCGAGCGCACCGGCGACCTGGTGCCCAACCACGTCATCGGCACCGACGACGTCCCGGACGAGTTCGCCGGGCGGGCCGTGCGCTGCCGCCCGCTTCAAATGCTGCCGGTCGAGTGCATCGCCCGCGGCTACCTCACCGGGCTGGGGCTCAAGGAGTACGAGAAGGACGGCACGGTCTCCGGCATCGCGCTCCCCGACGGCCTCGTCGAGGGCTCGCAGCTGCCCGAGCCGATCTTCACCCCGACCACGAAGGCCCCGGTCGGCGAGCACGACGAGTTCATGACCTTCGACGAGGTGATCGCACTGGTCGGGCGCGACACCGCCGAGCGGCTGCGCGACCTCACGCTGGAGGTCTACCGCCGCGGTGCCGAGTCGGCCGCACAGGGCGGGATCCTGGTCGCGGACACGAAGCTGGAGTTCGGCCGCGACACCGACGGGGAGATCGTCCTCGGTGACGAGGTGCTCACGCCGGACTCGTCGCGCTTCTGGCCGGCGGATCAGTACGAGCCCGGGCGGGTGCAGTTCTCGTTCGACAAGCAGTACGTCCGCGACTGGTCGTCGAACCTGGACTGGGACCGCACCGCGCCCGGGCCCGAGGTCCCGGACGACGTCATCGGGGTCGTGCACGACCGCTACGCCGAGGTCTACCGCCGGATCACCGGACGGCAGTGGGTCTCCCCGACGCCGTGA
- a CDS encoding alpha/beta fold hydrolase, producing the protein MDTTGRHATAPDGARIGFDVEGDGEPLVLLAGQANSRHWWDPVRDDFSAAYTTIAIDTLGTGTSDTGEHAEWGTRRFARDVVAVLDELGIARAHVYGTSMGGRVAQWVAADAPDRVGALVLGCTTGGGAGAVPADPDVLRPLAGDPDGARRTLMDLMAGPHFQWSHPASLSSVLGDDTMTPRARREHRRASERHDAWDVLPDVTAPTLVLHGTADAFAPPGNGRLLADRIPGATLHLFEGARHAYFLERRADASAVVQDFLAAHPLCGDPRR; encoded by the coding sequence ATGGACACGACCGGGCGGCACGCGACCGCTCCGGACGGCGCGCGGATCGGGTTCGACGTCGAGGGCGACGGCGAGCCGCTCGTCCTGCTCGCCGGGCAGGCCAACTCCCGCCACTGGTGGGACCCCGTCCGAGACGACTTCTCGGCCGCGTACACGACGATCGCGATCGACACCCTCGGCACCGGGACCAGCGACACCGGAGAGCACGCCGAGTGGGGCACCCGCCGGTTCGCCCGTGACGTCGTCGCCGTCCTCGACGAGCTCGGGATCGCCCGCGCGCACGTCTACGGGACGTCCATGGGCGGCCGCGTCGCGCAGTGGGTCGCCGCCGACGCCCCGGACCGGGTCGGCGCGCTCGTCCTCGGGTGCACGACCGGCGGCGGCGCCGGCGCGGTCCCGGCCGATCCCGACGTACTCCGCCCGCTGGCCGGCGACCCGGACGGGGCACGTCGGACGCTGATGGACCTGATGGCCGGCCCGCACTTCCAGTGGTCGCACCCCGCGTCGTTGTCGTCCGTGCTCGGCGACGACACGATGACCCCGCGCGCCCGCCGTGAGCATCGCCGGGCCAGTGAACGTCACGACGCCTGGGACGTGCTGCCGGACGTCACCGCGCCGACACTCGTCCTGCACGGCACCGCCGACGCGTTCGCCCCGCCCGGGAACGGACGGCTCCTGGCCGACCGCATCCCCGGCGCGACCCTGCACCTGTTCGAGGGCGCCCGGCACGCCTACTTCCTGGAACGCCGCGCCGACGCGAGCGCCGTCGTCCAGGACTTCCTGGCCGCCCACCCGTTGTGCGGTGACCCCCGTCGGTGA
- a CDS encoding SRPBCC family protein, translating into MARPRTISDDVVIDAAPELLYTLISDPVHMSRWSPENTGATTRRPGPAEVGDRFVGTNKRGAVSWVTESVVTAAEPGVRFAFQVQGWGVRSPSLRVANASWEYRFEPVAGGTKVTETWTDDRPWPDVVANLADRVLTRGSTFADFQRRNIRTTLDRLKSDVESSPSA; encoded by the coding sequence GTGGCACGACCCCGCACGATCTCCGACGACGTCGTCATCGACGCCGCCCCCGAGCTGCTCTACACGCTGATCTCCGACCCGGTGCACATGTCGCGCTGGAGCCCGGAGAACACCGGCGCGACGACCCGTCGTCCGGGGCCGGCCGAGGTCGGCGACCGGTTCGTCGGGACGAACAAGCGGGGCGCGGTCAGCTGGGTCACCGAGAGCGTCGTCACCGCGGCCGAGCCCGGCGTGCGGTTCGCGTTCCAGGTGCAGGGCTGGGGCGTGCGGTCGCCCTCGCTGCGGGTGGCGAACGCCAGCTGGGAGTACCGGTTCGAGCCGGTCGCCGGGGGCACGAAGGTCACCGAGACCTGGACCGACGACCGTCCGTGGCCGGACGTTGTCGCCAACCTCGCGGACCGCGTCCTGACCCGCGGTTCCACGTTCGCCGACTTCCAGCGTCGCAACATCCGCACCACCCTGGACCGGCTCAAGTCCGACGTGGAGTCGTCCCCGTCGGCGTGA
- a CDS encoding DUF2334 domain-containing protein, which yields MQVLIGEPEESAPEAPAALRHTAEPGTSTLLVSLSGLTDADDASRARAVAFAGELDRRLVPLTHLVQPRGPEGPLRRGDALVRWVAGRVRAGDDVLLHGYDHTADPVGSWQNGAVPRIGRRTEFGALPRHEATLRLTAARRVMTSVGLRTDGFAPPGWVASNGTVDALREHGFLLCADDTALRSTDPSQPSIRARVLTFRRADQWPRSEERERPAGEHRRARALEQAAARTASRGGVVRIALRAKDLRKPHRVQAALTAIDAALSAGAVPAVHRGLLAAAEPAA from the coding sequence ATGCAGGTACTCATCGGTGAACCGGAGGAGTCCGCCCCGGAGGCTCCGGCCGCGCTCCGGCACACGGCCGAGCCCGGCACGTCGACGCTGCTGGTGTCGCTGTCCGGGCTGACCGACGCCGACGACGCGTCCCGCGCCCGGGCCGTCGCGTTCGCCGGGGAGCTGGACCGGCGCCTGGTCCCGCTCACCCACCTCGTGCAGCCCCGCGGGCCGGAGGGGCCCCTGCGACGCGGCGACGCGCTGGTGCGCTGGGTCGCCGGCCGGGTCCGGGCCGGCGACGACGTCCTCCTGCACGGCTACGACCACACCGCCGACCCGGTCGGCTCCTGGCAGAACGGCGCCGTGCCGCGGATCGGTCGCCGCACCGAGTTCGGGGCCCTGCCCCGGCACGAGGCGACGCTGCGGCTCACCGCGGCCCGCCGGGTGATGACCTCGGTCGGTCTGCGCACCGACGGTTTCGCCCCGCCCGGCTGGGTGGCCTCGAACGGCACCGTGGACGCCCTGCGCGAGCACGGCTTCCTGCTGTGCGCCGACGACACCGCGCTGCGCTCCACCGACCCGTCGCAGCCGTCGATCAGGGCCCGTGTCCTGACGTTCCGGCGCGCCGACCAGTGGCCGCGCTCCGAGGAGCGGGAGCGCCCGGCCGGCGAACACCGCCGTGCCCGTGCGCTGGAGCAGGCCGCGGCCCGGACCGCGAGCCGGGGCGGCGTCGTCCGGATCGCCCTGCGTGCCAAGGACCTGCGCAAGCCGCACCGGGTGCAGGCCGCGCTGACCGCGATCGACGCCGCGCTGTCGGCGGGAGCGGTCCCGGCCGTGCATCGCGGTCTCCTGGCCGCCGCCGAGCCGGCCGCCTGA
- the purS gene encoding phosphoribosylformylglycinamidine synthase subunit PurS, with product MARVVVDVMPKPEILDVQGQAVSRALGRIGVSGVSDVRQGKHFELEVSDGVDDETLHRLAGSLLANPVIEDWTVTRL from the coding sequence GTGGCCAGAGTGGTGGTGGACGTGATGCCCAAGCCCGAGATCCTCGACGTGCAGGGTCAGGCCGTGAGCCGTGCGCTGGGCCGGATCGGCGTGTCCGGTGTCAGCGACGTCCGGCAGGGCAAGCACTTCGAGCTCGAGGTGTCCGACGGCGTGGACGACGAGACGTTGCACCGTCTCGCCGGCTCGCTGCTGGCGAACCCGGTGATCGAGGACTGGACGGTGACCCGGCTGTGA
- the purQ gene encoding phosphoribosylformylglycinamidine synthase subunit PurQ: MSPTRVGVITFPGTLDDVDAARAVRIAGAEAVPLWHGDHDLRGVDAVVVPGGFSYGDYLRAGAIASLAPIMREVVDAAGRGLPVLGICNGFQILCEAGLLPGALVANAGLTFLCRDVVLRVDNASTAWTRDYTGGDELLIPLKSQEGRFVAAPDTLSELEDTGRVVFRYRDGAPNGASNGIAGVTNAGGNVVGLMPHPEHATDALTGPSTDGLGLFRSVLAGVTA; this comes from the coding sequence GTGAGCCCGACCCGGGTCGGTGTCATCACGTTCCCCGGCACCCTCGACGACGTCGACGCGGCCCGCGCCGTGCGGATCGCCGGCGCGGAGGCGGTCCCGCTCTGGCACGGCGACCACGACCTGCGCGGGGTGGACGCCGTCGTCGTCCCCGGAGGCTTCTCCTACGGCGACTACCTGCGGGCCGGTGCGATCGCCAGCCTCGCCCCGATCATGCGCGAGGTCGTCGACGCAGCGGGTCGTGGGCTGCCCGTGCTCGGCATCTGCAACGGCTTCCAGATCCTCTGCGAGGCCGGGCTGCTGCCGGGCGCGCTGGTCGCCAACGCCGGCCTGACGTTCCTCTGCCGCGACGTGGTGCTGCGCGTGGACAACGCCTCGACGGCCTGGACCCGCGACTACACCGGCGGCGACGAGCTGCTGATCCCGCTCAAGTCGCAGGAGGGCCGGTTCGTCGCCGCGCCCGACACGCTGTCCGAGCTGGAGGACACCGGCCGGGTCGTCTTCCGCTACCGCGACGGCGCCCCGAACGGCGCCAGCAACGGCATCGCCGGTGTGACGAACGCGGGCGGCAACGTGGTCGGCCTGATGCCGCACCCCGAGCACGCCACGGACGCCCTCACCGGCCCGTCCACCGACGGCCTCGGCCTGTTCCGCTCCGTCCTGGCCGGCGTCACGGCCTGA